The nucleotide sequence AGCAGATCTGGGACACGGCAGGACAGGAGCGTTTCCGCAGCGTCACCCACGCCTACTACCGCGATGCCCAAGGTGGGTCTGGGGTCCAGCAGGGGTGGGGACACCACCCAGAGCACATTCCTGCAGCGTAGCAATGCCTCTGCCCCTCTTCCCCTTcttcccctccagccctgctcctgctctacGACATCACCAGCAAGATGTCCTTTGACAACATCCGCGTGAGTCCCGCCGTGGGTGGGAGCTTCctccccagggcctgggggtgtgggtgccctgctgggctggccgggagctgggagcagctgggagcctgCTTTACCCAAAAGCACTGGCTGTTCtggccagacccagccagctgGGAGCTCATCCCAGGGCACCTGGCTGGGTGCTGCACGGCTGGCTGGGTTTTGTTTAAGGACATGGTGAACGCCTGAGGGAGAAAACGTGGCTTGGGAAGGATGTGAGCTACGGCTTGGGCCCTAGCCAGGAGACGGGGCGTTTTCAGGGCTGCTCATCTGTGATGCTGGAATAATCCCTGTGCCGAGAAAAGTCATTATCCCTGTCCTTGTGGGGGAGAGATGGGGGtgctgaggggctggagggctgagagggaagggagaggggTACTGAGGGTGGGGGGGCTGAATTGGGAGGAACAGAAGTACCCCTGACCCCGACACAGTCCTGCTGCCCTACAGGCCTGGCTGACAGAGATCCACGAGTACGCCCAGAAGGACGTGGTCATCATGCTGCTGGGCAATAAGGTGTGTGCAGGGTCCCCGTCCAGCCTGGGGCTTGCTGTGCCGTGCTTGCCATCGCCAtggctgtgcagggatggggctgtgcctgcagcctccGCCGGGCTCTGCTTCTTTCCGGGCCAGCCAAGCCCAGAGGTGATCccggggtctgggggggtcGCAGAGGGCAGTATTCCCGGTATCCAGCGGGTGGCAGCACGAGCCCGAGGCTCCAGGTGCGGGATGCTCCTCCTGTGGGATGCTTTGGTATGGCATGCTGCTGACTCTGGGATGCCCACCCAGGCCTGCACGCATCCCTGGACCTCAGGTAACCCCAAACCCTAGAGGCCCAACAAGGTCCCAGATTCTCTCCAGGGGCTCTACATGCTGCTGGGTGCCCAGTGCCCAACTGGATTTCCCCTTGGGGTACTTGATGCCCAGCAGGGTACCAGAGCCTCCCTGGGTCCAGGATGCCCTCAGGTACTGCCCCAggtcctcagtgtccccaggtcccAGGTGCCCCCTGATATCCTCAATGCCACcatgtcccaggtgctccacaGATCCCAGATCCTCTGGGCAGTGGATACCTCTGGATCCATGCTGCCCCTCGTTCCTGTCAGCCCCCTGAACACCCCACAGTGCTGGTTTTTCAGATGGCCCAGGGTGCCAGCTGCTCTGGTGTGTGGtgacattttccttcctttggcAGGCTGACGTGAGCAGTGAGAGAGCTGTGAGGACAGAGGATGGAGCATCACTGGCCAGGGTGAGTTGTGCTACGGTCTAACCCAACCTGAGCCCCCCCAGACAATTTCACATCACTCAGGGTTCCCATGCAGCTGTGCCACCCCCTCTGGGTGCCCAGACCTGCCTGGCTCTtgcagggccagcacagcagTCACTTGCCTGCAAAACCTGGGgccaggcagggaggggatgaCCCTCAAGCCTTGTCCAGGGATGATTGAGAGGGCCAGGAGGGCATCCTGGGGTTAGCCActgatggggctgtgctgctcctgcaggagtACGGAGTGCCTTTCATGGAGACGAGTGCCAAGACAGGCATGAACGTGGAGCTGGCCTTCCTGGCCATTGCCAAGTGAGTacctggggctggggcactgaACGAGGACggtgtcccctgcagccccagcacctcccacccACCAGCACGCTGTGGGAGGGGGTAACACAGCCTCCCCACTCCAGGGAGCTGAAGCAGCGCGCGGTGCAGCCGCTGGACGAGCCCCACTTCCAGATCCACGACTACATCGAGTCACAGAAGAAGAaatccagctgctgtgccttcTCCTGAGGGTggcccagaggagctggcagccTGGGGTGTGAAGCAGAGCGGGGCCCCATCCTGCCCTCAAGCTCTGACAAGCCAAGGTGGATGGCACAGCACAGTCTAGCAGAGTGGATGAGGAGGGCCCTTGTCCTGGTGCCAGGATTCAGATCCTGCTGCCGTGCAGAGCAGTGACCCGTGTGCCATCGTGGGAATCACTGTGGTGTGCTgactgccagcctggcctgcaaGCCACGGTGATGCATCACCTCCACACCTGAGCAGGGTGCAGGACACACAGCTCACTGAGGGAcccttggagcagctggaggagctgtgccATGGATGAGCCCCCTGCAGCCATTCCTGCTCACAGTGCTGCTGTTGTCCAACTGGAAGGGCCTGGTCCAGCCCCCATGCCCCTGGTGCTgccaagctctggctgcccTCCAAGGAGCCTCAGCTCTGTCCCCCCAGGCTGCCCCACACCCCCGTGCCCACGCTCGGCTGTGGCTCCTCATTTCTGCACTTGCTGCCAATGGCTTTTATCCTCCTGCCACCACAAATGCAATGATGCCCCCATTGTATCCTGGCTCTGCTcgagggaagggctgggatggggaagggtcCAGCCaaacctgctccctgcccacacAGCTGGTGTGAGAAGTAAAATTCCCCTGGGAGCATCCGAGCAATGCTTGGAGCGCTTCTGGTACACACAGCAATTTGGAAAAACTTTGCTTCCACCATGTTGCAGCCACAGAAATtagagaatttattttttttaacaagtaaAGGCTTTTTCATTTCAATGCCTCCAAACTGAACCATCTCCAGCCTCATGCAGGAGCTGCCCACGATGGCATCACCCGGGGTGATGCTTCAgtcctgctgcctcccaggccaggctgggtttCTCTCCTGTCACTGTCCATGTAATACAACtctgccttcctgctgctggaacCCACTTTCTGGAGATGCCTGAGAGCTTTCATCCAGCAAACACTGCTGTGTTGGGCACTGGTGGGGCTcagggacacccctggtgctcagcccagctctgttGCTCCCTCGAGCACTGTCCACTCCCCTGAGCAGTCAGATGGTGAATATTTGGTTGTGTAGCTGAAGCACTGAtgcagagagcagctgtggagggTATGGCACTGCGTGTAGGAGTCAGGGACTGTCCAGCACTTCTGTCCCCATCAGCATCTTCCCTGGCCCTGCACCTGACTGCTCGTGTCTCACCTGCCCCGGTGCCTCCttcacctctgctctgcccctggGTCTCTCTTTGCAAGTTTACAGATTAAAGCTGAGTATTTTTTTGAGGCTTTGCATCTGTCTGATTGTTTATTGCGTGAgaaatccctgccctgggtcTGCGACGTGGGAGGCTGCTGCACacaggctgtgcagagcagccgggctgggggccctgggagcagccccgagGAGGGGGGAGCACCCAGGGGCCTTCCTCCCTGCCGGGGGGGCCTTCACTGCACATTTCAGACAGAGCAAAGGTGAGGGGGGAAGAGTAAACATGGCCTGTTAAATTAAAGCCAACCTCCTCCCCTGCTGTTCTCATGGTTCGGAGTCCAGCATTCCCCAAATAACTCCGTCTTCCCACCAATGGCATTGCTGCTGCCGCTTGGCTGATGTCTGCAAAAAAAATGCTGGATGGCTTCAACACAAACAGACGTTGGctcttttctccttcccccCTCCTGCCTGAGCTCCCTTAACTTCAGTGCAGGATGCAaagggcaggaggaggcagctgggGCGCGGCGGTGCTGCCCGTGCCCTGCCATCCCGCAGGCGCTGCTAGACCCAAAGGCAGctcagctgcttcctttgccGCTGCCTTTCTTCCCTatcgctgtcaaaccagccctgccggagctgggttttgtttcctggCTGAGCACAGGGTACCCGAAATGCGCTCTGCATCTGCCCTTCCCTAAAGCTCActggtggggctgtgctgcccgcAGCCCCCTTGCCAAGGGGACAGCTGTGACACGGGGGATAGAT is from Passer domesticus isolate bPasDom1 chromosome 20, bPasDom1.hap1, whole genome shotgun sequence and encodes:
- the RAB37 gene encoding ras-related protein Rab-37 isoform X1, with protein sequence MGARAAGPGGDGYNEALLHKTILVGDSGVGKTSLLVQFDQGKFIPGSFSATVGIGFTVMLLGDSGVGKTCFLLQFKDGAFLSGTFIATVGIDFRNKVVAVDGVKVKLQIWDTAGQERFRSVTHAYYRDAQALLLLYDITSKMSFDNIRAWLTEIHEYAQKDVVIMLLGNKADVSSERAVRTEDGASLAREYGVPFMETSAKTGMNVELAFLAIAKELKQRAVQPLDEPHFQIHDYIESQKKKSSCCAFS
- the RAB37 gene encoding ras-related protein Rab-37 isoform X3, whose protein sequence is MGARAAGPGGDGYNEALLHKTILVGDSGVGKTSLLVQFDQGKFIPGSFSATVGIGFTNKVVAVDGVKVKLQIWDTAGQERFRSVTHAYYRDAQALLLLYDITSKMSFDNIRAWLTEIHEYAQKDVVIMLLGNKADVSSERAVRTEDGASLAREYGVPFMETSAKTGMNVELAFLAIAKELKQRAVQPLDEPHFQIHDYIESQKKKSSCCAFS
- the RAB37 gene encoding ras-related protein Rab-37 isoform X2 encodes the protein MGGPDGAGGSGTPEGSETPKSDGEPPRSGGEPPPLPREYELSGKVMLLGDSGVGKTCFLLQFKDGAFLSGTFIATVGIDFRNKVVAVDGVKVKLQIWDTAGQERFRSVTHAYYRDAQALLLLYDITSKMSFDNIRAWLTEIHEYAQKDVVIMLLGNKADVSSERAVRTEDGASLAREYGVPFMETSAKTGMNVELAFLAIAKELKQRAVQPLDEPHFQIHDYIESQKKKSSCCAFS